The window CGATTTCCAGGGTGAAAGCCCAAGGTCTGGCCTTCATTAGTTGTACCTGGCAACGGCCCTGCCAAAGACATTGTTTTGGGACCTCGGTctttcttcagggtgaaaactcAAAATCCTTGATCCGGCGACTACAACGCTTGTGCATTGTTTCCTTCTTAGAGGCGTTGCTTTTGAAGAACCACTTTTGCGGTCCGAGTGTTGTCTTTGGTAGTGGTTAGAGTGTTGTTGTTGCGAGTGTCGCATCACTGCGACAGTGCCTTTATTTTtatatttctcttttttttattttgctCTTGGCTATGTGCATCCTGGATGCCTTTCGATTTCTTGTTGGTGCAGAGGCTGGGTGTAATTGGTATCCTCGCGATATTATTATATTCCTCTTTTTAAAAAAAATGCGTCGGGGCTTTCCGATTGTAGCATGTTTCAGATTAAGATACAAGGAATTGAGAGTGCCCTAAAAATATTGGAATGCAAAATTAATTGTACATTTAGTATTCCCCAAAGTTGGATGTCGGGTTGATTAGCTACCAAGCTTTCCTTTATTTATTATATGACAAAAAATCACGGTATCTATTCGTATTGACTCAATTTTAGCATAAAATAATTATTTGCATGTATGCAAGTTTGCACTATAGCCAAATATATGTTTTTTTAGCGGGACAAAAGATATGGACTTGATCTTCTGAAGCATTGTCAAGTCTTTCCGATTCTAGACTTAGCAGATTAGCGTATGGGCACTTAGTTGCAGTCGGGAGTTTGTTCCCTAGAAGCTTCTGAAAGAGCAAAATAGGGTAGCAAATTGTTGGGCATTATATTATCGTGATGAGCGGTGTGTGGCTTGGTCAAGGACCTCCTTGTATAGAGCAATTACTGCCTCTGAATTGTAACCCTATCAATATATGGAATAAAACTTCCTTTTTCCTCGCAAAAAAAGCCATAAGTAGCACGATTTTAATGCATTCACACATAATGCACAAATGTTGCGCGTCCTGCCTAGTCCGTTTGAGCCAAAgatttgtttttttcttttcctttttgcgTTCGAGCTGACTTCAGTCAAAGATTGAAACAATTAGCAACACACCGCCTTGGCATTATCAAGCACGGATTAATTACCCTATGCCTATATATTCACCTCTCTCCGTCAACTAAAACATACCACCAGTTCAGTAGAAGTGACATATCACtggaaaaaagaaaagaagaagtgACATACACACTGGTGGTTACCATGGGGAAATTGCTCACTTTTTTGCTCTGCATTTCGCTGTTTGAAGGTTTGTTTTCCCAAGTTCATTTTACCACAGTTTGTATTTCCAACACCAGGGAAGTTCCTTGCGGTTTGCTGTGTGAAGTTTCCACCGATTGCACATTGGAAGATATACTAATGATGTATACGTATGTAGGGTGGATGGTCCAGTCGGTTCCCTATGATTATACCGCGAGCATTAAGGCAAGTACCATTTTTCCTGCCAATTACTGGATATATTGTTGGATTTGTGTTCCTTCTTCTTGTCTTGCAACTAAAGGATGTTGTTTTCATCTTGTTATCCAGTGCTTGAGCAGCCCGATACGAGCTCTGTACAAGGGCGGCATTATCGAGAACAGCGAGTTCAACAGCGGCCTGACGGGCTGGTCGGTGCCGTGGGGCGTGACGGCCAACGTGAGCAGCTCGCCGTCCGGCAACAACTTCGCGTTGGCGTCGGCGAGCAACAATGGCCAGCCGTCGCGCAGCGTCTACCAGAAGATCCAGATGGAAACCGCCCACCACTACTCCCTCTCGGGTATGCAAACTCAAGCATACGTACTGCACCATCGTCATTTACTTGTGATCTTGTGATATACTGTTGCTCATATATGgctccatgcatgcatgcagcatggttgcaGGTTTCGTCCGGCACGGCGGTGGTGAGAGCCGTCTTCAAGGATCCCAACGGCGCGTTCATCGCCGGTGGAGCCACCGTCGCCAGGTCCGGCTGTTGGAGCATGCTCAAGGGCGGCATGACCGCCTTTGCTTCCGGCCCAGGCGAGCTCTTCTTCGAGGTAGATCGAATGATTACACATGAATTAATTGTTCGACGCCAAAAAGGGAAACTTATAAGTTTGCATGTACAGGCCGATGGTAGGGTGGACATCTGGGTGGACAGCGTGTCTCTGCAGCCCTTCTCCTTCCCCGAGTGGGAAGAGCACCGTCGTCTGTCGGCCGGCAAGGCCCGCCGGAGCGTCGTCAAGGTGGTCGCCCGGGCCGCCGACGGCGTCCCACTGCCGAACGCCAACGTGAGCGTCAAGCTCCTCCGGCCCGGGTTCCCGTTCGGCAACGCCATGACCAAGGAGATCCTCGACATCCCGGCCTACGAGCAGTGGTTCGCGTCCCGGTTCACCGTGGCCAGCTTCGAGAACGAGATGAAGTGGTACAGCACGGAGTGGATGGAGAACCACGAGGACTACACCGTCGCGGACGCCATGCTGCGGCTCGCCCAGAAGCACGGCATCGCGGTGCGCGGCCACAACGTGCTCTGGGACACCAACGACacgcaggtgtcgtgggtgaagCCGCTGGACGCGCAGCGGCTGAAGGCGGCCCTGCAGAAGCGGATCAGCTCCGTGGTGTCGCGGTACGCCGGCAAGGTCATCGCGTGGGACGTGGTGAACGAGAACCTCCACGGGCAGTTCTTCGAGAGCAGGCTCGGCCGCAACGCGTCGTCCGAGGTGTACCAGCGGGTGGCGCGGATCGACCGGACGGCGAGGCTGTTCATGAACGAGTTCGGCACGCTGGAGGAGCCGCTGGACGCGGCTGCCATCTCCAGCAAGTACGTCGCCAAGCTGAAGCAGATACGCTCCTACCCCGGCAACCGCGGCATCAAGCTCGCCGTCGGCCTCGAGAGCCACTTCGGCACGCCCAACATCCCCTACATGAGGGCGACGCTGGACATGCTGGCGCAGCTCAGGGTCCCCATCTGGCTCACCGAGGTCGACGTCGGCCCGAAGGGCGCCCCCTACGTGCCGGTCTACCTGGAGGAGGTGCTGAGGGAAGGCTACGGGCACCCCAACGTGGAGGGCATGGTGATGTGGGCGGCCTGGCACGCGCAGGGCTGTTGGGTCATGTGCCTCACGGACAACAACTTCAACAATCTCCCCGCCGGCGACCGCGTCGACAAGCTCATCGCTGAATGGAGGGCACACCCAGAGGGCGCCACCATGGACGCCAACGGCGTGACCGAGCTGGACCTCGTCCACGGCGAGTACAACTTCACGGTGACTCACCCGTCGCTTGGCTCGCCTGCCGTGCGCACTTTGACGGTGGACGCGTCGTCGTCTGCGGTGGAGCACACTATAGACATCAAGGTGTAGGGACTAGGGAACGACACATACACAATACACAGCAGCTTAGTTTCATCTGCTATGTAAACTAAGCTATCTTCAGAAATATACAAATAAAAAGTTATCTTCAGAAATATCATCGCCACGGATGATTACCTCTTTGATGGGGAGAACAGTTAGATGAGCCGTTGCGTGGTTGGCATAGAGACCCACTGCAGCACGAAAGTTAAGGGAAGTATTTAAATCTGCAACTAAGAAGTTAAGCAACACTGTGGGCAGCATGCCTAACAAATGTCTGCTATATAAATCACCCCCTAAGGACATTAGCATGAATAATTAAGAATACATATATCTAAACAATATAAATGAATCAGATGTGAATGAACGAATCAAAGCTAAAATATAAGCCCAAAAATAGCGCGAAACAATCTATGAACAAATTTGAAGGATATTTTTTGTGAATTACCTGCAACTGAATATGTTCGTATTACATTTACTAACGGCCGACAACGATGACCGTTTCCTATGTTTTCTCTATCAGAATTGTTGCCCATGTCTTTCTTTGGCGTGAGTACTCCGTTacgttcttgaggacatgggataAACTTTATTGCTAGTAATCTTGTGAAGTTGAATCTCATTTAATATTTTGATATTATGTTGTGGTGTAATTCTCTAATAGTGGTATGCGAACATCGATTTCAGATAACTTCACCGGTGGGTGCCAAACGGGTGGCCCGGACGTATTTATTGAGCCCGGTTGGGCGTGGTCGGCGCGCCGTCTTCAGAGACTGGGCAAGCCAGTTAGCATTTCGCCATCCATTATTTTACGATTGCTTCTATTTATGCGAGACAAAAAGGTAACCAACATAGTTCACCTACCTTTCGAAGATGCATCTACGAAGTTAATACTCCGCCTTTGTGCCAAGGCCGGTCAGCACCGACCCGCACACACCGAGTATTCTTATTGTTGTCCTGATCCTAGCCAGTATGTCCCTCCAATTACGAAGGATAGCTTTTTGAAATACTACCTTTGTTCCTATACCTAAAACATTTTGGTGGTTCAACATGCCATGGTGTATTGTTTGTTTGGCATGCCATCACATAAGTTAACTCAGGGACCTGTTGATCAAAAAAAAAACATAAGTTAACTCTGTAGTTGGAGCAGATTCGTACTCACCGTTGCTTTGCTTTGTGCCTGCAGTTGGTCTTTCCGCAATGCCGCAATGGGGTTGCCTAACTTCAGTCGGTGCTAGCTGGCTATTATGTTGATTTGTTGGATAGATGCGTTCTCTGTGTTGCGTGTCTGTTTCTGATGCTCAGGTCATTTGTCGCCTGGgtgtgcttgatacgtctccgacgtatctataatttatgaagtattcatgctattatattatccatcttagatgttttatatgtatttatatgatattttatatgatttttgggactaacctattaacctagagcccagtgccagtttatgttttttccttgtttttgagtttcacagaaaaggaataccaaacggggtccaattgacgtgccaattttgatgatttttatggaccaaaagaagaccccggagtaaaagagttgggccagaagagtcccgggccgtccacgagggtggggggcgcgcccaccccctgggcgcgtgggcctacctcgtggacgactcgggaacctccttgacgt is drawn from Aegilops tauschii subsp. strangulata cultivar AL8/78 chromosome 1, Aet v6.0, whole genome shotgun sequence and contains these coding sequences:
- the LOC109751044 gene encoding endo-1,4-beta-xylanase 5-like, with product MGKLLTFLLCISLFEGWMVQSVPYDYTASIKCLSSPIRALYKGGIIENSEFNSGLTGWSVPWGVTANVSSSPSGNNFALASASNNGQPSRSVYQKIQMETAHHYSLSAWLQVSSGTAVVRAVFKDPNGAFIAGGATVARSGCWSMLKGGMTAFASGPGELFFEADGRVDIWVDSVSLQPFSFPEWEEHRRLSAGKARRSVVKVVARAADGVPLPNANVSVKLLRPGFPFGNAMTKEILDIPAYEQWFASRFTVASFENEMKWYSTEWMENHEDYTVADAMLRLAQKHGIAVRGHNVLWDTNDTQVSWVKPLDAQRLKAALQKRISSVVSRYAGKVIAWDVVNENLHGQFFESRLGRNASSEVYQRVARIDRTARLFMNEFGTLEEPLDAAAISSKYVAKLKQIRSYPGNRGIKLAVGLESHFGTPNIPYMRATLDMLAQLRVPIWLTEVDVGPKGAPYVPVYLEEVLREGYGHPNVEGMVMWAAWHAQGCWVMCLTDNNFNNLPAGDRVDKLIAEWRAHPEGATMDANGVTELDLVHGEYNFTVTHPSLGSPAVRTLTVDASSSAVEHTIDIKV